In Rhinoraja longicauda isolate Sanriku21f chromosome 16, sRhiLon1.1, whole genome shotgun sequence, the genomic stretch GTATTGGCTTCTCTCGGGGAACGTCGACAAATCGAGGAAACGAGAACAAGGTCAGGGGACGTCTCCAAATTACAAGAAATGCAGATGTGTTTGAGATATCAGATAGCAGGGTGAGGTGGTCGTAGATATTTTCAAATCCCTATTTTTTACCTTGACCTATTTTTGGTAATTCTTGCCCGTTTCAGGCGCAGGCAGAATTGTGCCTTCAGTCTCAACTCTTGAAGTTCCAGATACGTCCCCCCAGCCTCCTCATTGTCTCCCACCTTGTCCTCCCTAATGTGCAGATCTAGTCACTACCCTATAGGAAGCTGTTCTAACGGCAGAGAGAAAGCAAAGGAAAtttgccaggatgttgcctgggatggagaatttactttagttcattattgtcacgtgtacagatgtgcagtggaaagctttttgttgagtgctatctagTTAAAGAAaatactacacatgaatacaatcaagtcatcaaCAGTGCATggtggataaagggtacaacatttagtaatGAGTACTGCAATGCACTTCCTGAGAAAGTGAAGGAGATAGAGTCACATGGCATTTAATAAATGTTTGGTTGGAGCAAGCAGAAAATGATGGGCCAAGGGGTGAAAGATCGGATTAATACAGATAGTGCAAATAGTACCCTCtattcagcatgggcatgttgaggcaaatggcctgtttccatgctgtttgatacTTTATTCCAAACTTTTCAAACTCCTTCCCCAAAAGTGGCAGCACGGTAGtgtagatggtagagctgctgcctcacagtgcacagGTATGtgctgagtttgcatgttctcactgtaacagtgtgggtttcttccagatgcACAGAACTCCCAAATACATGTgattttatagattaattggcctctgtaaatttcccctcatGTGCAGGAAGTTAGTTGGTTTAGTTCGTTTtgtttattgtacagtgaaaagcttttgttgcgtgttatccagtcagcagaaatacaatatatgatttcaatcaagccattcacagtgtatggatacatgataaggggataacgtttagtgcaaggtaaatccagccaaatccgatcaaggagagtctgagggtcaccaaggaagtagatggtagttcagtactgctctctgtagtaggatgattcagttgcctggtaaaagCTAAGTGGTAACAGATAAGTGGAAACGAAAGGTGAATAACATACAATtcatgtaaatgggtgatcgatggtcagtgtggttgACTGAACATCCTTTTTCCATGTTATTGCTTTCAATCAGAAAAGCAATATGCCATCTCACCAAGGATGAATGCTAGCAATGCTCTGTTCGCAAAAGcgttcagaagtgtgaaaacacataccttcaGATTAAgagccagtttcttcccagcagaaccaggcaactcaaccatcctatcaccaactagcgagtggtcctgacctaccattgacctcattggagaccctcggactatttttaatcggactttatcttgcactaaatgttattccctttatcctatatctctacattttgggtggcttgattgtaatcatgtgtcatctttccactgactggatagtatgtaAGAAAAAGGGTTTACActatacttcggtacacatgactataaaTTACACTAAATGAAAAGTTAATtgagaaaatattatttttggTATGTTACCACCTAAGGTGCAGACTTTTACTTGCCTGATTAATAAAGgttaaataataaataattttctAAAGATGTTCACATTTTGTTGTCATCCTTCATCAAATAGGTCCGTTTTCTAATCGCTGTTGCAGGTATGATTTTCCCTTGGAAGAGAATCTGCTCTTCCTGCCATTTCTGGATCATGAACTTGTTCTTAATTGCCACACCATCATTGTTTTATGGGATCAGAGTATAGATGGAACACAATACTTCTATGTGAAACAGAAATGAATGTTGAAGATGAAAGAAAtttgaaggatggagagagaatgtgtgtgatGTTGGAAAATGAGTAGAACATAAGTTTTAATGAAGTATAATTAACTGATCTGAATTTTTTCTCCACTGTTAGTGATGAGTTTCATAAACTCCTTTCACaggaatttgcaagttgaatattTGCAAGTGGAAATTTAAACCAGAGCACATCGTTATTTGACTGTGATGATGAGTCAGTTTACCAGGATATAAATATCAACTTTCTTTGAATAGAGAAGGAAAAACATTCATCTGTTCTGTTTATGAAAAAGATTTTGCACACTGTGATTTTACAGCATTGAGACACACATAAAAAGACTGTGGGAAGACGGGGAAGAGGTGCAACAAGTTGGAGAGAATACAGGGAGACAGTAGTGGTGGAAGAAACAGTGTACACGTTTGAACTGGGATTTAGTTCATCATCCAACTTCAAGACACAGGGACACGCTGACCATGCAGAATCCAGGTAAATGTGGGGAAAGCGCGAAGGGATTCCATTGCCCATCCCAATTGGAACGTCATCAATGCACTCGCAGCAAGAAGAGACCATTCCCTTCCTCCGTTTGCGGGAAGAGATTCGCTCAAGCTTCTGACCAGCTGAAACACCAGCGAGTTCATGCTGGGGAGAGACCCTACACCTGCTCCATGTGCAAGAAGGGATTCATTCGGCTCTCCGATCTGATAAGACACCAGCGAACTCACACAGGAGAGAGGCCATTTTCCTGCGCTGTGTGCGGCAAGGGATTTTCCCAGTCGTCTCATCTGCAGTCACATCAGCGGGTGCACACTGAAGAGAGAACATTTAATTGTTCTAACTGTGAAAAGAGCTTTAAAAGCTCGGTGGTTCTGGTGAGGCACCAGCGTATTCACACAGGGGAGAGGCCATTCATCTGCAGTGTGTGTGGAAAAGGGTTCATACAGTCATTTCATCTAAAGACGCACCAACGAGTCCATACTGATGAGAGAACATTTAATTGCTCTGCCTGTGAGAAGAGTTTTAAAAGATCAGCAGATCTACTTAGACATCAGCGCATTCATACTGGGGAGAGGCCATTCACCTGTACTGTCTGTGGAAAGGGATTCACTCAGTCGTCCCATTTGCAGATGCATGGGCTAGTTCACACAGGGGAGAGGCCATTTGTGTGCTCCGTGTGTGGAAAGGGATTCACTTGTTCATCCAGTCTGCTTAAACATCAACAGgttcacaccggagagaggccatttACCTGCTCCATCTGCGGGAAGAGATTCATTTGTTCATCCACCCTGCTGATCCACCAGCGGGCTCACACCGGGGAGAAGCCATTCACCTGCTCTGTgtgcgggaagggattcactcaGTTCTCCCATCTGCAGTCACACAAGCGAGTTCACAAGTGATTGCAGCGTCTCGATCCTGCTGCCACAACAACTGTTCAGAAAAAGCTCATGATCATGCTGAAAGTTGGGCTGTAACTTTGCGTCGTTAATTTTTGCATCTGCTTTCATATTCTTTACATGTCAAATAAATATCAGGTATTTATCTCCAAATGCCGGCTAGATTGAGTAGTGGCGGGGAAAGCGAATGAGTTCTGATTTAATTCCTGTATTGCCTAAGGTATATTTTTACAAGGTatatttgtgtgggaaggaacttcagatgctggtttaaaccaaatatagacacaaaatgctgaagtaactcagtgggacaggcagcatctctggagagaaggaatgggtgatgtcatccattcgttctctccagagatgctgcctgtcctcctgagttagttcagaattttgtgtctatcttcactctgAGGTACATACTTTGTTTTGAACTCAAGAAAATAATTTGCTATCTCTGCATCACACCTAATGCTGTCACATCCATCCTGTAgtgagaactgtacacagtacattCATAATGCCAAACCAACGTTTTATACAGTTTGACATAACTTGCATATGTAGCATTTAATAAATAACAGTCTCATCTTCTGCCTTGGCCATTCTTATCTACTTATCCTGTTGGGGTTTGTGGACATGCATATCCCCACATATCTGTGCATCACTGGCCAATGCAATGATCCACTGTGTGCCTGAAAAACATGAGTGTGTCGCTGAATGTCTGATGCTTTTGTGCATACTCCACTGACCGTTGCAGTGCTAATTGAGTAAATGTTGTCCTGTCAATGCAAAGCCTCTCCTTCTCTTGTGCCTCTAAGTGGTGAACAAGGAACCTTGTGGTCTGAGGCTAAACTTCAGGAAGACCTGGGGTTCGGTCCCATACATGAACCCTGTAGGTTGAGGGACACATGAGGATTACATGTTTTTTGGGAATCAGCACTCGGCAATGGATACGTTCATAAgacataagagtagaattaggccatttcagcccttcaagtcggCTCCACTATTCGATCTATttttctccctcaaccccattccctaGCCTTCTCCCAGTAACTTTTGATAACCTTGAAAATCAAGAACCTAAAAAggtccatagacaataggtgcaggaggaggccatttggcccttcgagccagcaccatcattcaatgtgatcatggctgatctgtttcaatcagtactccgttcctgccttctccccataccccctgactccgctatccttaagagttctatctagctctctcttgaatgcattcagagaattggcctccactgccttctgaggcagagaattccacagattcacaactctctgactgaaaacgtttttcctcgtctcagttctaaatggcctacccctcattcttaaactgtggccccttgttctagactcccccaacattgggaacatgtttcctgcctctaacgtgtccaaccccttaataatcttatacgtttcgataagatctcctctcatccttctaaattccttggTTTTTAGGTTTATAAACTTTTCAGGTAACATTTCTGATTGAGTGGGCACAGCTACTGTTTTGCCCACTGAATCCATCACTGCCATTTATAATTCTATTCCCATCTACACAGTTTACCGGATCACTTGGTATTTTTGCTAGACTTCGATAAAATGCCCTCTTTATCTAATTCACACATAATGATGATTTGTTTCAGACTGCACAGGCTTACTCGCCTCAAACCAATACAAAAACATGCAACCTTTTTTTACTGGAATGGGAAATAAATTACCTTAAATACAGAGGCGTGTAGGAGgggactgcacatgctggtttacacgaatgatcgacacaaaatgctggagtaactcagcaggataggcaacatctctggatggaaggaatgggtaacgttttgggttgagacccttcttcagacaggaagatgctgcctgttccactgagttattcctggATGTTATGTCTACACGGTAAATAATAATAGAAATaagaatattgaaaggcttggatagagtaaacatagaaaaataggtgcagtaagccattcggccctttgagccagcatcgccattcaatatgatcatagttgatcatctaaaatcagtacccctttcctgcttttccccgatatcccttgatccctttagccctgagagctaaatctaactctcaagtagatgtggagaggatgttttcaccagtgtgAGTCTAGCActcgaggtcatggcctcagaattaaaggccgttccttgaggtaggagatgaggaggaatttctttagtcatagggtggtgaatctgtggaattctttgccacagaaggctatggaggccaagtcaatggttatttttaaggcagagatagattcttgattagtgcggcttcccggggttatgggagaaggcaggagaatgggattaggaggacgagacagatcagccatgattagaccTTATGggttgaatgacctaattctgttcctatcacttatgataaatACTGATGAAAGTTTCCGTCCCATTAATGGAAACCCCGGTTCTGCGCACTCTGATTGGTTGAGTAATAGGCGGGTCCTCCCTGCAGCTTATTGGTACAGGCTGCACGTCAATCATTCGGGCAATGGGGCAGCCGAGCATGCGCGCTTGGGGCTGGCGACGAGTGACGCAACAGGTAGGCGAGCGTAACTTTGCCGCCTGACGAACTGCGGAAACATCTGCGGATTCGGCAATTTCAGGTACGAAACGGCCTCTGTGCGACTTCAAACTTTGCGCCCTGACCCGACTTGAGATGATAACTATTTCCTTCGTTAACCGTCGCCGCCAAACTCCTCTTTCTGCCGTTTCGCACCGGAAAAGCTACAGACTCGGCAGTTGACTACCAACAGCGCGTGCGCAGCGTGAAACGCAGGGAGCGTCTCTCAACGGAGTGAAATATTTGGGGAGCGTGTCTGCACCAAAGAAactagagacagacacaaaatgctggagtaactcagcgggacagacagcatctctgggttgctccagcattttgtgtttacaataTTAAAACCACTgcgttgcaagctgcccaagcgaaatatgagatgctgtttctccaatttgcgattagactcactctgacaatggaggaggcctgggacagaaaagtcagtgtgggaaggtaAAACTGGAGATGGCCAACGATAGCAGTGTCTGtatcttgcactttattttatttattttcattgtacttgGGTTGGGCAACATTCAGTTACACAACATGCTCATGTCAACTAACCTAATCCCAATTATCAACACTTGGTCAACAGCCTTCTTGTCTTATTGATTCAAGCACTTGTTTACTTAGGGAGaaacacaagaagctgcagatgctggaatctttagcaaaatgcaaagtgctgtagtaacccaTTGGGTCAGACAGACCACATTAGagcattttgttcagttttggtcaccctgttataggaaagttgttaCGTTGGAAAAGGGAGTTATGCAGAAAATAATTATGCAGAGaagagtttagatttttagagatacagcgcggaaacaggcccttcggcccaccgagtacgcgccgcccagcgatccccgcacattaacactatcctgcacccactagggacaatttttacaattacccagtcaattaacctacatacctgtacgtctttggagtgtgggaggaaaccgaagatctcggagaaaacccacgcaggtcacggggagaacgtacaaactccgtacagacggcgttgtcaggatcgaacctgagtctccggcgctgcattcgctgtaaggcagcaactctaccgctgcgccaccgtgccgcctgttacggggatgttgccaggactcgagggcctgaactatagggagaggttaagtaggctgggactttattccttggagcacaggaggatgtgatCTTGTAGGGGTGTGTAAAATCagaagaggaatatatcgggtaaatggatcaagaaccagaggatggagggtcttgacccgaacgtcacccatttcttctatccagatatgctgcctgtcctgcggagttactccagcatttgtgtccatctttggcagaaccagtggacataggtttcaggtgaggggaaaagatttaataggaacctgaggggcaacttttttttacacaaagagtggtaggtatatggaatgatctgctgAAGGAGGAGGTTATGGctggtacaatttcaacatttataaaacatttggacaattacatgaacaggatagggttagtgggatatggaccaaacactggcaattgggacgagtgcagatggggcatgttggttggcatgggcaagttgggccaaaaggcctgtatccacactgtatgactgtggcTTTTTTAACACTTCTTTTACATGGTATTACAGTATTAAGAATTTGTAGATGGTAAAATTGGACCACATCAAAATCTGACTGTTCTCTATTTACTAGGATCTGGATATCACTAAACAGAAGGGGAGAATATTGATCACTTCTGCCTGTGGAAAACGTTACGAATGTAAGGATGCCTAAGGTACAGGTACTGTACCAGGAGAGAGCCAGTTCACAGAGTTTGGAAACAGATTGAACCAGATGAACAGTGTGGGGGGGAAATGCTCCATTCACAGTGAAGAGGAACTATGCACTGATTCCATATGTGGAGGAAGGTTCTATTCATTCCCAAATCTGGAAAGACAGAAAGGCATTTGGATGATGGAGAAACTGTGTAAATGTGGGGACTGTGGGAAGGGGTTCAGTTATCCATCCCAGTTGGAAACCCATCAGCGAACGCACACCAAGGAGAGGCCGTTTATGTGCTCTGCGTGTGGGAAGGGCTTCACTCAGTCAACCCACTTGGAGACACACGTCCTCGCCCACACTGGGGAGAGACCATTCACTTGCTCCGTGTGCGGGAAACAGTTCACTCGCTCGTCCAACCTGTTGAGACACCAACGGGTTCACACCGGGGAAAGGCCGTTCATCTGCTCCTTGTGTGGGAAGAGATTTACTCAAATGTCCAGCCTCCAGAAACACCAGCTCGTTCACTCTGAGGAGAGAACTTTTACTTGCCCTAACTGCGAGAAAAGCTTTAAAAGCTCCGAGGTACTGCTGAGGCACCAGCGTATCCATacaggggagaggccgttcatctgtaacgtgtgtgggaagggattcactcagTCAACCCACCTGCAGATACATGGGCGAGTTCACACTGGTGAGAGGCCGTTCAGGTGCCCGATTTGTGGAAAGGGATTCACTTGTTCATCCAACCTCCTGACGCACCAGAGAGCTCATACCGGGGAGAGGCCTTTCAGCTGCTCCGTGTGCGGGAATGGATTCACGCAGCTCTCCCACCTGCATTCGCATCACCAGCGAGTTCACACTGGTGAGAGAACATTTCATTGCTCCAAGTGCCAGGACAGTTTCAAAAACTCGGGAGATCTAATGAGTCACCAGCTTGTTCATTCGGGAGAGAGGTTGTTCacctgttctgtctgtgggaagagatTCAGTCACTCGTCCAACCTGCTGAGGCACCAGCGGATTCATCCTGGGAAGATACCTCTGTCCTGCTcagtgtgtgggaagggattcactcaTTTATCCCGTTTGCTGTCACACCAGCAGTTTCACAAGTGATTGTATGGTGTAGATTTTGCTTTTACTGCAGCTATTGATCATATCCCCAGCCGATCATTCCATCATTATGGGTTTGATTCTGTTAATAATGTCAACACACGCCATCCTCAGATTACAAACACCTGACTTGAGGACACTTCTACATACAGAACAGATCCCATAATGTTATTAACTTCAAAAGTCTGATATATGTTCACTGCTTTGAGTGGCGGAGCTACTTCTCTCAGCCCGTCCGTCTCTACTCTGAGTAAGGTTCTTTATAATGAGTGTGACGTGCTTTTGATGCCGTTCATTACAATAATGTGGAGGCACAACAATCATATCGAGCGatatttgtgtattaaccaacttGTGGACAAAATCAGTTTCTGGgcagaacattgaattctttaatTTTAGTTAACGACATAATCCTCTTCCTTCTTCCCCCATAAAATACCCCTCCCCTCTATATGCCCCAACtcaacttgcacctatttctcccctccccctcccttccacctacgttccctcctctagcttcacaattctcttcaatttctttGTATCGCACCTTCTACATTTTCATCTCtgatctttgtccaaccatctgcctattgaaAACTCCTCCTCGCCTGTGTCAACGTAATACCTACAAGGATTTGCAGatactggcttataccaaagaaagaaacgcaatgctggagtaactcagtgggtcgggcaacatccctggatgggtgatatagaaacagaaaataggtgcagggggaggccagttggcccttcgagccagcagcaccattcattgtgatcgtggctgaccatccacaatcagtaacctgtgcctgctttctccccatatcccttgataccactaccCCTAAGagttctatttaactctcttttaaattcatccagcgaattggcttccactgccttcggtggcagagaattccacaaattcacaactctctgtgtgaaaaagtttcttctcggctcagatttaaatggcctcccctttattcttagactgtggcccctggttctggactttcccaacattgggaacatttttcctgcatctagcttgtccagtccttttataattttatacctctctataagatcccctctcatccttctaaactccagtaaatacaagtctagtctttccaatctttcctcatatgatagtcccgccaacccggggattaacctcgtgatcctCTGCtccactgcctcaatggcaaggatgtccttcctcaaattaggagaacaaaactgcgcataattagatatggtctcaccagggccctatacaactgcagaaggacctctttactcctatactcaaatcccctcgttatgaagccaacatgctattagctttcttcactacctgatgTACcctcatgcttactttcagtgactggtgtagaaggacacccaggtctcattgcacttcccctttacctaatctgacaccattgagataataatctgcctccttgttgttgctgccagtggataacctcacatttatctacattatactgcatctgccatgcatctacccactcattcAATCTgtcctagtcaccctgcaacctcccaacatcttcttcgcagttcacactgccacccagctttgtgtcatctgcaaacttgttagtgttacttctccttccatcatccaaatcattaatatatattgtaaatagttacaaTATTTGTTGTATTGggccccagcactgaaccctacggcactccactcgccactgcctgccattttgaaaaggacccgtttattcctcatctttgcttccagtctgccaaccaattctctatccatgtcaagaccctacccccaataccatgtgctctaattttgctcaccaatctcccgtgtggaaccttatcaaaggctttctgaaagtctagatacactacatccacaggcactccttcgtccattttacttgtcacatcctcaaaaaattccagaagattagtcaagcgggatttccccttcataattccatgatgacttggaccaatccttttactgctatccaaatgcgctgttattatctctttaataatggactccagcatcttccccaccaccgatgtcaggctaacgggTCTATAATTCACCGTTTCCTCTCTCctgtcttgaaaagtgggataacattagctaccttccaatccacaggaactcatcctgaatctatagaacattggaaaatgatcaccaatgcgtccattatttctagagccatcccctgggatgcagaccatcaggccctggggatttatcagccttcagtcccatcagtccacccaatactatttctcgccttcaGAGACCCAcagttgtctttactaatctttttctcttaacatacctaaagaagcttttactattcttctttatattcttggccagcttctcctcgtacttcatcttttcacccgtaTTGCCctgtttgttaccttctgttgtcttttgaaagttccccaatcttctggcttcctgctattctttgctatgttgtacatcttttctttatttcatccctaacttcccttatcagccacaATTTCCTCTTactcccctagaatctttcttcctctatgGAATGAAGCGATcccgcatcttctggattatgcccagaaattcctgccattgctgttccaccatcattcttgCTAgggtccttttccagtcgaccttgggcagctcctccctcatggtctcctttgttcaactgcaacactgacacttctgatttaaccttctccttctcaaattacagattaaaactaatcatattatggtcactacctccaagcggttcctttaccttgagttcccttattaaa encodes the following:
- the LOC144600782 gene encoding uncharacterized protein LOC144600782 → MQNPGKCGESAKGFHCPSQLERHQCTRSKKRPFPSSVCGKRFAQASDQLKHQRVHAGERPYTCSMCKKGFIRLSDLIRHQRTHTGERPFSCAVCGKGFSQSSHLQSHQRVHTEERTFNCSNCEKSFKSSVVLVRHQRIHTGERPFICSVCGKGFIQSFHLKTHQRVHTDERTFNCSACEKSFKRSADLLRHQRIHTGERPFTCTVCGKGFTQSSHLQMHGLVHTGERPFVCSVCGKGFTCSSSLLKHQQVHTGERPFTCSICGKRFICSSTLLIHQRAHTGEKPFTCSVCGKGFTQFSHLQSHKRVHNGEQGTLWSEAKLQEDLGFGPIHEPSYWYRLHVNHSGNGAAEHARLGLATSDATGTGTVPGESQFTEFGNRLNQMNSVGGKCSIHSEEELCTDSICGGRFYSFPNLERQKGIWMMEKLCKCGDCGKGFSYPSQLETHQRTHTKERPFMCSACGKGFTQSTHLETHVLAHTGERPFTCSVCGKQFTRSSNLLRHQRVHTGERPFICSLCGKRFTQMSSLQKHQLVHSEERTFTCPNCEKSFKSSEVLLRHQRIHTGERPFICNVCGKGFTQSTHLQIHGRVHTGERPFRCPICGKGFTCSSNLLTHQRAHTGERPFSCSVCGNGFTQLSHLHSHHQRVHTGERTFHCSKCQDSFKNSGDLMSHQLVHSGERLFTCSVCGKRFSHSSNLLRHQRIHPGKIPLSCSVCGKGFTHLSRLLSHQQFHK